The window AGAAGTTGCTCTCTTTTTAACTTAGCAGCTGCAACATTAATTTCAATTTGTTTTCTTAAATTATTAATTTCACGATTCTTTTGTTCTAATCATGCCTTATTATGAATATTTGGATCATAAAGAACACTATTAATAATATTGTGTAATTCATCTATTTTAGCTTGTGTTTGAGCATTTTTAGTTTCTAATTTAGATACTTCATCTTTAAATTCATTTTGTGATTCCTCATCAGGGAAAATATCTCCATTAGCTTCTTCTTTTAATTCAGCTGTTGCTCTTAAAGCTCTTTGATGATCAGCTTCTAAATTTTTGGTTCCAATTTCTAAATCAGATGTTGCTTCAATTGCATCTCTTAATATCGCAAATTTATTTGATAATACTTGACGTGCATTAGTTTTTTCTAACTCGGATTTATCACTTGTACCTATATCCACTGATTCATCTTGTAATTTTTTAAGAGCTTCAGAAAGTTTAGATTCAGCAGGTGTTTCAGTTTGAGCTGCATCTCTTTGTGAACTAAATACATCATTTAAAAGACGTTTAATTGCAGAAGCAGCTGTAGCCCCTTCTAATTCATTTTTCTTGTCTCCAAAATCTTTTAAAGCAGCATTTAATTCTGCTTGAATTTCTGATAAATTGAAATTTGGAGAAGTTGGATTATTTAATGCTTGATCTGCTTTTTCTTTTAAATCTTTAATAAGTTTTAATTCTTTTGCTAAATAAATTTTTACTTTTTCATTATTTTTTACACTATCTAAAATTTTAATTGCTTCATCTCTTTCAGCACCTAATGATCTAATTTCTGAAATTTTATTTCTGTAAATGTCATGTTCTTTTTCTAATTTTTCTAATAAAGCATGTTTTTGATTAGTAGATAATGAATTATTTTGTTCAATTACTAATGCTTGTGAAGCAATTTCTTTTACTTTTGTTTCCAATTCTAATTTCACTGGATTATCATTATCATCTCAAAATTCCTCATTTATAAGTTCTAACGTTTTATCTGTTTCATTATGTAATGAATTTACACGATTAGATAATTTTGCATCATTTAATAAATTGTATGAATATTGAGTAGCCCCTTGATTAAAATTATCATCTAAATTAGTAGTAGTTGAAGCTAGTTCAAGACGACTAGCAGTAGAAAAAGCATGTGTATAAGCTTGAAAAGTATCTTTTTTAGAATCTCAAATTTGTTTTAAATCTTTAGAAACAGTATTTTTTGAAAATTCAAAATGTAACTGTGGTAATAAATTAGCCAGCTCTTTTTTATTATGTTTTCTTTCCACATTTAATAACATTTCAAATTGAGTTGCTAAATCACTATTTGAAATGTTATTAGTATCTAAAATATTAATTGCATTTAATGTTTGGTTTATTTCATTTAAATCATTTGTAGTTGAATAAAAACCAGCATTTGCAATTGAAAATTCAATTTGTGATTTAAGTGTTTGTAAATTTTCTTTTAGAAAATCTTTAATAGTTTGTGCAGCATTTACGTGTGCAATTTGTCCATTTAATTTAGAAACATAACTAAAGAAATCAGTATAAGACATATTTTTAATTTCATTAATCATTTCACTTTTTTCTTGATTATTTAGTTGAGAATTTTCTATTAATGTTTGAACACTTGCAGTTAATTTACTTGCTATATTAATTGAATTTAGATCTCTAAATAAATTAGAATAAATTTCTTGAACATTATCATATTTTTTATTATCAATGTAATTTTGAGCATTTTCTAAAACTGAATTAATTTTATTTGAAAATGTATTTTGGTAATTGTTAATTGATTTTTTAGTATTTAAAATTAATGATTTAACCAAAGCAACAACTTCTGATTGTGATTTAAAATATTGAGCACTTTTAGTGGTAATTGAAGAAACAAAATTAGAAATTAAATCAAATGCTGTTTTTGCACCATCTGCATCAATTACTGTTGCATTTAAATCTATTTGATTAAGATTTATAAAATCCTTAACTGCATCTAATTCGTTATCAATTTTAGCTTTTTGATCATCTTCAAAAGCAGCTAATGACACTTGTCTTTTAGCTTCATCAATTTGTGATAAAAGTTTGTTGATACTTTGAGTGTTATTGTTTATCTCATTGTTAAATAATTTTTTAGATTCATTATCAAACATATTTTCATAAACATTAACAGCATCTCTTGTTATTTCACCTTTTTCTAATCTTTCATAAATAAATTTAGTTATATCATTAAGTTCATTAATTTTTGAACCTAAATGTAATCTATTAAGTTTAGTAATATTTCCTTGTTGGAAAATATTCATTTCTAATTCAACTGAAAAATTAACTTGATCTTGGTGTTCAACAATTTTATCTACTTCTGTTAAAAATTCTTCTTTGGATTTATTTTGAGATAAAAGTGATTTAAATTCAGCTTGTAAATCTTTTGCTCTTATTAAATTTTTATATTCATCAATTGTTTTGTCTAATGTTTCTTTGTTTTTAGAATCTTTATATGTTAAGCGTAACATCAAACTTCTAATTTTATTTCTTTGATTAAGCATATTAGTAATAGATGATCTTAAATCTGTGTTGTTTCTATTTAATCTAACTTGACTAATTTGTTTTGAATAATTAATTTCATTTTGTAATTGTTCAACACTTTCTTTACTTAATTCATTTTGAGATTTTAAAAATTTAATTGCTTTGTTTGTTACTTCATTTAATTGTCTATATGCATTGATTTCTTTACTTAAATCATCTGCATCTAAATTTGTATGTAAAAGAGGTACTGTAATAGCTAAAGCAACAGCAGGAATAGCTGTTGTTAAAAGTGTAGCTAGCATAAATCTTTTTCTTTTATTTTTGTTTGTTTCAGACATATTTTCTCCTTAATTACTTTTTATTAAAATCAATAAAAAATTCCATGTATTCTTTGTTCTACTGATAATAACAATCCGTCTTTATGTGTTCCTGTATAAATTAAAAAATCCGCAATATATGCAATTGAAACTGCAATAATAACAAGAAAAATTATTGAAAAAATTACTGTTAATATTATTTTTAATTTCAATTTTTTAGATTCTTTTTTACTTTGTAATTCATTGTTTGTATTGTCCATAAGTTTTACTGCCTTTCTAAATTTTGAAAATAAATATACTTAAAATGTCTATTTTATTTACCAATTGTTTAGACAATAATTATAAGCTTTTTTTTTTTTTTTTTGAAAATAAACATTTTTATATCAATTTATCATTTAATTTATTAAATGTTTTAAACTAATTAATTTAATAATTTTTAATTTTTTAAAATAACGCAATAAATTAAATTCAAGATTTTAAGTATTAGATTTTCTAAAATTTGTTTTGATTAATTTACTTAAAAATTATGTTTAAATATTTTTATAAAATAAAACAATATATTTCAAAGAATTAATATATTTAATTCAATTTATTTGTATAACATTTTTTCTTAAACATTAATTTTTCTAACTAATATTATAATATTTTTAATATTATATTTGTTTATTAAGTGAAAATTTTGAGTTTTAAAAAAATACACTTTACAAAAGTGCATTCTTATAAATTGAAATTATTTTTTAGAAAACACAAAGTTTCTAGTTGCATAATAAATTACTTCAGCAATAGTTGGATGTGTATAAACACTTTTTTCTAACTGATCAAAACTAATTTTATTTTGCATTGCTTGTGCTATTTGATTAATAATTAAGTGAGAACCTTCTAATCACATAAAAGCACCCAAAATTTGATTTGTATGTTTATCTAATAAAAACTTCACAAAACCATTTTTTGTATTCAATCCATCAGCAAGAGTTCGAGGTAATGCAGATGTTGGAAATTTAATTACATTATATTCCATTCCTTTTGCTTTTAGTTGTGTTTCATTTAAACCAACACCACTAAATTCAGGATTAATATAAACAGACCAAGCAACTAAATTAGTATTTAATGTTTCAGATTCTAAACCTAATAATTGTTCTGTAATAATATCAGCTGTTTTATATGCAACAGATGAAAGTTGCATTAATCCAGTTACATCACCTAATGCATAAATATGTTTTATAGATGTTTGCATTTTTTCATTTACAGCAATTGCACCTGATTTAGTTAGTTCTAAATTAAGTGTGCTAACAGATTCAACATTTGCAACTCTACCTACCGCTAAAAGTGTTTTTTCTGCATATAATATTTGTTTCTTATTATCAATTTTAACAACTAAAGCATCATTATCAAATTCTATTAATTCTACATTTTCATACAATTCAATATTATGGTCTTGTAAATATTCTCTAATGCTATCTTGTAAATCTTTGTCATAATTTCCCATAAATGATCTTGCTTCAAAAATTTTAACTTTTGTTCCTAAAGTTGCATAAAAATAAGCAAATTCTAATGAAATTGGTCCTGATCCGATGATATTTAATGTTTTAGGTAGTTGCTTTAAATTTAAAGCTTGAGTAGAATTTATTAATAAACCTTTTTGAGCAGCTTCTTTGAAACCTTTAATATTTAGTTCTCGGCTTTTAGCTCCTGTTGCAATTACTAATTTATCAAATTGAATTTTTTGATCTTGAAGTTGAATTGTATGTTCATCAATAACTGTTGCATTATCAAAATAAATTTTTACACCTGATTCAGTTAATAAATTTTCAATTTTTGTGTTTAAAAGTTGTTTATTTTTCAGTCTTCTATCTTGAATAGCATCAAAATCTATACTTAATTTTTGTTCTCTAAAACCATATTTATTTGCTTGCTGTAATTCTTCAAAAACTTTTGCTGATTTAATTAATGTTTTTGTAGAAATACAACCTTCATTAATACATGTTCCACCAAAATGTTTTTTTTCAACAATGGCAACTTTTTTGGAATGTTTTGCTAACATTGCTGCAAGGGTATAACCTCCTGGACCAGCACCTATAATTACTATGTCATATTTATTCATTTTCTTATCTCCTTTTTAGTTTCATACGTTATAAATAAGATTAATAATATATAAATGTAATAAATATATTTTATAACTAAAAGACAAAGAAAAAACGATTTTTTTATTAAATTTTTGGGCTAAATTTGATTTTTTGCTATTTTCTTATATGCTTATTTAATTTTAGTAATACAGCATTAATAGCTACAATAACAGTAGATAAACTCATAAATATTGCTCCGATTTTAGGACTTATATTTACACCAACAAATGACAAAATACCTGCTGCTAATGGAATTGCAACAACATTATAAATAACTGCTCATAATAAATTTTGAATCATTTTTGCATATGTTTTTTTTGAAAAAACAATAATATTAACAATATCATTTAAATTGTTATTAATTAAAATAATATCTGAAGTATCGTGTGCTATGTCAGCACCTGAACCAATTGCAATACCACCATCAGATCGAGCTAATGCAGGTGCATCATAATACCATCTCCAACCATTACAAATACGTTTTTATTATTTTGTAATTGTCTAATTTTTTGTTCTTTTTGATGAGGTAAAACATTTGCAAAATAACCATCTAAACCTAATTTATCGCTAACATATTTTGCAACATTTTGATTGTCTCCAGTTAACATATATGTTTGAATATTTCTTGATTTTAATAAATTTATAATAGTATATAAAGATGGACAAAAAAAATTAACATTTTTACGAATGTTAATTTTTTTTGTCCATCTTTATCATTCCCGGACGCTTATTTTTTAATTCAGAAAATGTTCCTTTAAAAAATGGCATACCACCATAAATAAATACAATTGTTGATAAACTTAATTCTAGGTACTTAACTTCTGCAAAACGGAAAATATCATTATTAATAATTCTTGCAAAAAAACTAGAAATCAAAATAACAGGAATAGTAATAATGATACTGATAAGTAATTTAATTTTAAAGTCTTTTATCATCATCAAATGATGGTGAGAATGATCATGATGATGATCATGATGATTGGTGCAAATCTTTATTATGATTGATGTTTTTATGATCTATATGATGATGATTTACATCTTTATTTTCTATATGATGACAGTGAAAATTGTCTTTAGTCTGTAAATCATGATGATCTTGATTTTTATCTAAATGATGTCTTTTTTCCATATAATATACCCTCCAATCAATATTTTTTTAATAATTGTACTTTTATATTATATATTTAATTTAAAAAATTTAATTTCGTTTTAAAGGTGATTATTAGACCGAAATTCAGTGTTTTTTTAATTAAATTTATTAATTTAAAAAAACTTACACTAGTAAGTGTAAGCTAATTATTGTTCTAAAAGTCAAGCTTTTAATTGGTCTACTTTATCTAATTTTTCTCAATTAAAATTTTCATCATCTCGACCAAAATGTCCATAGGTTGCAGTTTTTAGATATGAAACATTTTTTAAATCTAATGTATTTATTATACCTTTAACTGATAAATCAAAATTTTCATTAATAGCTTTTAAAATTAAATTTTCATCAATTTTAGCAGAATTAAAAGTTGTAATGGCAATACTTTGTGGTTTTGGACGTCCGATTGCATATGAAATTTGAATTTCAATTTCATCAGCTCAATTAGCAGCTACTATGTTTTTTGCAATATATCTAGCCATATAAGCTGCTGAACGATCGATTTTAGTATAATCCTTACCACTAAAAGCTCCACCACCATGATGAGCTCTACCACCATAAGTATCTACAATAATTTTTCTTCCAGTTAAACCAGTATCACCAACAGGGCCACCGATTATAAAACGTCCAGTAGGATTAAATAAAAACTCAACATTTATATCTTGATTAAATTTCTTTAAAACAGGATCAATTACCATTTTTTTAATTTTTGATTTTAAATTTTCTAAATTAACATTTTTAAAATGTTGAATACTCATTAAAACTTTTTGTACTTGAAATTTATTATGATTATCTAAAATGCAAGTAACTTGACTTTTCATATCACTTTTAATTTCAGTAATTTTTCTTGTTTTTCTTAAATATTCAGCTTCTTTTACTAATTCATGACTAATTGCTAAACTTAAAGGAATATATTGTGAAGTTTCGTTTATTGCATAACCATAAACTATCCCTTGATCTCCAGCACCTATTTCATTATCTTTTTGATCAACACCTAAAGCAATATCTGGACTTTGAGAATTAATTGCACTAACAATACTAAAATCTGTTTCTTTATAATCTAATCTTTTTAAAACTTTTCAAGCCACTTTCACCACATCAACATAAGCTGTAGTAGAAATTTCACCTCCTATTACAATCATTCTGTTGGTTGCAAACACTTCACAAGCAACTCTTGCATTTTTATCTTTTTTTAGAATTGAATCTAAAATAGCATCAGAAATTTGGTCACAAATTTTATCAGGATGTCCTGCACCTACACTTTCTGCTGTAAAACTTTTATAATTAAAATTTGACATAAAAAACTCCCTTTTTATTATTAAGCAAAAAAGAGAGTACATATACATATTAGTTAGAATTTGTTACACATGTTAAATGAATAAATTCATTCCTCACTATCCACCTTGAAAAACAGGTTGGCATACGTCAAAGCCGCTAAGCTACGTAACTCTCAATGTTTTGCTAGAAAATTATAACACAATTTAAAGTCTGTTAATTAAATTAATAAGATTTTTTAAAAATTTAAAAATGAACTATTTTTAATTTATTTATTTTAAAAAAGATAAATCTATAGATCATTTACATAATAAATAAAAATAAAATATTAATTTTTAAAATATTGAATGTAGGTTTTTACGGACTACCAATGTAGGTTTTTCGGAGGGGTGAATGTATGTTTTTACGGACTGTCAATGTAGGTTTTTCGGAAAAATCAATGTTGTTTTTTAAATACATTTTTTATATTATATAATTAAAAGGAACAAGGTTG is drawn from Mycoplasma miroungirhinis and contains these coding sequences:
- a CDS encoding dihydrolipoyl dehydrogenase; translation: MNKYDIVIIGAGPGGYTLAAMLAKHSKKVAIVEKKHFGGTCINEGCISTKTLIKSAKVFEELQQANKYGFREQKLSIDFDAIQDRRLKNKQLLNTKIENLLTESGVKIYFDNATVIDEHTIQLQDQKIQFDKLVIATGAKSRELNIKGFKEAAQKGLLINSTQALNLKQLPKTLNIIGSGPISLEFAYFYATLGTKVKIFEARSFMGNYDKDLQDSIREYLQDHNIELYENVELIEFDNDALVVKIDNKKQILYAEKTLLAVGRVANVESVSTLNLELTKSGAIAVNEKMQTSIKHIYALGDVTGLMQLSSVAYKTADIITEQLLGLESETLNTNLVAWSVYINPEFSGVGLNETQLKAKGMEYNVIKFPTSALPRTLADGLNTKNGFVKFLLDKHTNQILGAFMWLEGSHLIINQIAQAMQNKISFDQLEKSVYTHPTIAEVIYYATRNFVFSKK
- a CDS encoding HAD family hydrolase → MLTGDNQNVAKYVSDKLGLDGYFANVLPHQKEQKIRQLQNNKNVFVMVGDGIMMHLH
- the metK gene encoding methionine adenosyltransferase, whose amino-acid sequence is MSNFNYKSFTAESVGAGHPDKICDQISDAILDSILKKDKNARVACEVFATNRMIVIGGEISTTAYVDVVKVAWKVLKRLDYKETDFSIVSAINSQSPDIALGVDQKDNEIGAGDQGIVYGYAINETSQYIPLSLAISHELVKEAEYLRKTRKITEIKSDMKSQVTCILDNHNKFQVQKVLMSIQHFKNVNLENLKSKIKKMVIDPVLKKFNQDINVEFLFNPTGRFIIGGPVGDTGLTGRKIIVDTYGGRAHHGGGAFSGKDYTKIDRSAAYMARYIAKNIVAANWADEIEIQISYAIGRPKPQSIAITTFNSAKIDENLILKAINENFDLSVKGIINTLDLKNVSYLKTATYGHFGRDDENFNWEKLDKVDQLKAWLLEQ